In Spiroplasma chinense, a single window of DNA contains:
- the rplJ gene encoding 50S ribosomal protein L10, with translation MSVSRPAHAKKNDIVKEISEKIKNCKGMVIAEYKNLTVEQMTNLRNKAREQGIFIKVYKDSLVSRAVSELKIEGLDAYLTQQNVYIFSDEEALYPAKLVSEFAKTNKDLVLKAGIYEGNVMDTQAINEIASLPSKDELYSMFASSLIYPLRQFMLTVKEIANTRSE, from the coding sequence GTGTCAGTTTCAAGACCGGCTCATGCCAAAAAAAATGATATCGTTAAAGAAATTTCAGAAAAAATCAAAAACTGTAAAGGTATGGTTATTGCTGAATACAAAAATTTAACTGTTGAACAAATGACAAATTTAAGAAACAAAGCTCGTGAACAAGGGATCTTTATTAAAGTTTATAAAGACTCATTAGTTTCAAGAGCAGTTAGTGAATTAAAAATTGAAGGATTAGATGCTTACTTAACTCAACAAAATGTTTACATTTTCTCAGATGAAGAAGCTCTATACCCTGCAAAATTAGTTTCAGAGTTTGCAAAAACAAACAAAGACTTAGTACTTAAAGCAGGTATATACGAAGGAAACGTTATGGATACACAAGCAATCAACGAAATTGCTTCTCTTCCATCAAAAGACGAACTTTACTCAATGTTTGCTTCATCACTTATCTACCCATTACGTCAATTTATGTTGACTGTAAAAGAAATAGCAAATACAAGATCAGAATAA
- the rplL gene encoding 50S ribosomal protein L7/L12, with amino-acid sequence MAITKDDIIKALEEMKLTELNDLVKAIEDHFGVVAAAAVAAPAAGGADAAPSEVNVMLTNPGGNKVAVIKIVKELTGLGLMDAKKLVDGTLPVAIKENVKVEEAEEIKKQLMDAGASVDLK; translated from the coding sequence ATGGCAATTACAAAAGATGATATTATTAAAGCTTTAGAAGAAATGAAATTAACTGAATTAAACGACTTAGTTAAAGCAATCGAAGACCACTTTGGTGTTGTTGCAGCAGCAGCTGTTGCTGCTCCAGCAGCTGGAGGAGCAGATGCTGCACCTTCAGAAGTTAACGTTATGTTAACAAACCCAGGTGGAAACAAAGTTGCAGTTATTAAAATCGTTAAAGAATTAACTGGATTAGGATTAATGGATGCTAAAAAATTAGTTGACGGAACTCTACCAGTTGCAATTAAAGAAAACGTAAAAGTTGAAGAAGCTGAAGAAATCAAAAAACAATTAATGGATGCTGGTGCATCAGTTGATTTAAAATAA
- a CDS encoding CatB-related O-acetyltransferase has protein sequence MSKSNKVKYLKPYITNTGIEVGDYSYFYSFNGEQALKEFQNRNVLYHFPEMTGDKLVIGKFCAIADEVKILMSGANHRLHSYSTYPFDIFNEFETPKELTKNIKSKGDTIIGHDVWIGYGATILPGVKIGNGSIIGAKAVVTKDIEPYSVVGGNPAKVIRKRFDDQTIAKLEALQWWDKPIEEIKSLLPELLKNREGEK, from the coding sequence ATGTCTAAATCAAACAAAGTAAAATATTTAAAACCATATATTACAAACACAGGTATTGAAGTTGGAGACTATAGTTATTTTTATTCTTTTAATGGTGAACAAGCATTAAAAGAATTTCAAAATAGAAACGTACTTTATCATTTTCCTGAAATGACAGGAGATAAACTTGTCATAGGAAAATTTTGTGCAATTGCAGACGAAGTAAAAATTCTTATGAGTGGTGCAAATCACAGACTACATTCCTATTCAACATATCCTTTTGATATTTTTAATGAGTTTGAAACTCCAAAAGAGTTAACAAAAAACATTAAATCAAAAGGGGATACTATAATAGGTCATGATGTTTGAATAGGATATGGGGCTACAATTTTACCAGGTGTTAAAATTGGTAATGGCTCAATTATTGGAGCCAAAGCTGTAGTTACAAAAGACATTGAACCCTACAGTGTAGTGGGAGGAAATCCTGCTAAGGTAATTAGAAAAAGATTTGATGATCAAACAATTGCAAAGCTAGAAGCTTTGCAATGATGAGATAAACCAATTGAAGAGATTAAATCATTATTACCAGAACTATTAAAAAACAGAGAAGGAGAAAAATAA
- a CDS encoding SPE_1075/MLC_0560 family membrane protein, producing MKEYFSTGYKNAKKDWRINLIKFVLLLFGIYFMALGIAIYIPTEIGASQVDFTTFVLVGLKTGTTERLDNFTKVYSDMLIYFYLVLTFISTCMGLVNTIRAHKKTMEPKVWIGFVFTLITNIAITFILPKVVYLNSMYVTYDGVKDMIMVNGVVSTGVASWIFAGAFIVFCLGVTCWVKSGWATGPYNTVCDELLKMTRLTFPMARLICDAAMVVPGLILLWVIPNGDKTGFLFTNLSIGTLVFVFATGPLCGAMKKLLDKIIDYDMLKRGNEKVVVVDNEQKAS from the coding sequence ATGAAAGAATATTTTTCTACGGGTTATAAAAACGCCAAAAAAGATTGAAGAATTAATTTAATTAAATTCGTTTTATTATTATTTGGAATTTACTTTATGGCACTTGGAATTGCAATTTATATTCCAACTGAAATTGGAGCTAGTCAAGTAGACTTTACAACATTTGTTCTTGTTGGTTTAAAAACTGGAACAACCGAAAGATTAGATAACTTCACTAAAGTATATTCAGACATGTTGATTTATTTTTATTTAGTTTTAACTTTCATCTCTACTTGTATGGGATTAGTAAATACAATTAGAGCTCACAAAAAAACTATGGAACCAAAAGTTTGAATTGGATTTGTATTTACTCTAATAACAAATATAGCCATTACTTTTATTCTTCCAAAAGTAGTTTACTTAAACTCAATGTATGTTACTTATGATGGAGTAAAAGATATGATAATGGTAAACGGTGTTGTTTCTACTGGGGTTGCTAGTTGAATTTTTGCAGGAGCGTTTATAGTATTTTGTCTAGGAGTTACTTGTTGAGTAAAATCAGGATGAGCAACAGGACCTTACAACACTGTTTGTGATGAATTGTTAAAAATGACTAGATTGACATTCCCTATGGCACGTTTAATTTGCGATGCTGCTATGGTAGTTCCTGGTTTAATCTTGTTATGAGTTATACCAAACGGAGATAAAACTGGATTCTTATTTACAAACCTTTCAATTGGAACTCTTGTATTTGTTTTTGCAACAGGACCACTTTGTGGTGCTATGAAAAAACTACTAGACAAGATCATCGATTATGACATGTTAAAACGCGGAAATGAAAAAGTAGTTGTTGTAGATAATGAACAAAAAGCCTCTTAG
- a CDS encoding rod shape-determining protein: MKKNEKKFVSIDLGTSNTLVFVEGQGIVYNEPSIVAYRIRENKIIAVGEEAYKMIGKGNKTIRIVRPMVDGIITDIRTTTAQLSFIFKKLRINSTLKGCIMLLACPSVITQLERTALMKIGLNFGASRVFIEEEIKMAALGGGVNIFAPTGRLVMDIGGGTSDIGVLSSGDLVLSKSVKVAGNAFNEEIQKFVRSQYGMDIGLKTSESIKINIGSIAKYSDERRMKVYGRDIVSGLPREIEVTPEEIREVLKVPVSRIIDLTVQVLEETPPELAGDIFRNGITICGGGGMLKGIDKYVADTLQLPVAIGTQPLLAVINGTIRFESYVYEMIQSENKKGDFF; this comes from the coding sequence ATGAAAAAAAATGAGAAAAAATTCGTCTCTATTGACCTGGGTACTTCCAACACATTAGTATTTGTTGAGGGACAAGGGATTGTTTATAATGAACCATCAATTGTCGCCTACAGAATCCGTGAAAATAAAATAATTGCGGTTGGTGAAGAGGCCTATAAAATGATAGGTAAGGGAAATAAGACTATTAGAATAGTTAGACCAATGGTCGACGGAATAATTACAGATATAAGAACAACAACAGCACAGCTTAGCTTTATCTTTAAAAAACTAAGAATCAATTCAACTTTAAAAGGTTGTATCATGTTGCTGGCTTGTCCTTCAGTAATTACCCAGCTTGAAAGAACTGCTCTTATGAAAATAGGATTAAATTTTGGAGCTTCAAGAGTATTTATTGAAGAGGAAATAAAAATGGCAGCCCTTGGAGGAGGGGTTAACATTTTTGCTCCAACAGGAAGACTTGTTATGGATATTGGTGGAGGAACTAGTGATATTGGAGTTTTATCTTCGGGTGACTTGGTTCTTTCAAAATCTGTGAAAGTTGCAGGAAATGCTTTTAATGAAGAGATTCAAAAGTTTGTAAGATCTCAATATGGAATGGATATCGGTTTGAAAACGTCCGAAAGTATAAAAATAAATATCGGGTCCATTGCCAAATATAGTGATGAAAGAAGAATGAAAGTGTATGGTAGAGATATAGTGTCTGGATTACCAAGAGAAATTGAAGTAACACCAGAAGAAATACGTGAAGTGTTAAAAGTTCCAGTATCAAGAATTATTGATTTAACTGTTCAGGTTTTGGAAGAAACACCCCCAGAATTAGCTGGAGATATCTTTAGAAATGGTATTACCATTTGTGGAGGTGGGGGAATGCTTAAAGGAATTGACAAATATGTTGCAGATACGCTACAACTACCTGTAGCTATTGGAACACAACCGTTGTTAGCAGTAATTAATGGAACCATACGTTTTGAATCATATGTTTATGAGATGATCCAAAGCGAAAATAAAAAAGGCGACTTCTTCTAG
- a CDS encoding lipoprotein — translation MKKILAFLGSFSLITSGSSLAVSCYGDINYPWEVAVNNLKVKTKEITNINNGWRKLGNAISALNTQMESDHSKGVFVGDEQPTNDFQVLYVNAETFESRDELRIYYRVSDYEKGDHKNLVWGELQSFTQEVKINSFQISVIEDQKITLGETKVLNINLNVFEEDITLGMDDAEIIEVSNSSEQLFITGLKKGETPLTLNFGVDDKVTFNVQVVDRVIDWEQVEISDQVVEVNSQKEANLHLNNWSNKYTKLSFADKDLVTGELTETGFIIYGHVRGETTGFLHIDENRVVPFNVFVIPSSLIPEIFSISNQKINLGETKKITVRTKNLDPKLLIIQNEKPLTVKTTLNNGELTLFGSRDGTSEIVIFAHDVAPVKFTVTVYNQDKPEISKQSDYVAIVGGGLTRSLNVSNHILGTELKIKASNSLIDVRVVAQIHENGNGSIGIVANGQVGRTLVTLTYNRAENVTFWVTVVEIPEILPIENVAIALGEVTRLEVNFTTGPSFLIFKVELEVEGIVEVAKISTSSAKGNFEITALKVGEVNVTITTRYNTKPRTFKITVI, via the coding sequence TTGAAAAAAATTCTTGCTTTCTTGGGATCATTTTCTCTGATAACATCTGGAAGTTCTCTAGCTGTTTCTTGTTATGGAGATATTAATTATCCTTGAGAAGTTGCTGTAAATAACTTAAAAGTTAAAACAAAAGAAATAACAAATATTAATAATGGATGAAGAAAATTAGGGAATGCTATTTCTGCTTTAAATACACAAATGGAATCTGATCATTCTAAAGGTGTTTTTGTCGGAGATGAACAACCAACAAATGACTTTCAAGTTTTGTATGTAAATGCAGAAACCTTTGAAAGTAGAGATGAGTTAAGAATATACTACAGAGTTTCTGATTACGAAAAAGGTGATCATAAAAATCTGGTTTGAGGCGAACTTCAATCATTTACCCAAGAAGTAAAAATCAACTCATTCCAAATTTCTGTTATTGAAGACCAAAAAATAACACTTGGAGAAACCAAGGTATTAAATATTAACTTAAATGTTTTTGAAGAAGACATAACATTGGGTATGGATGATGCCGAAATAATTGAAGTTAGCAATTCTAGCGAACAACTTTTTATAACGGGTTTAAAAAAAGGAGAAACTCCTTTAACTTTAAATTTTGGCGTGGATGATAAAGTAACATTTAATGTTCAAGTTGTTGATAGAGTAATTGACTGAGAACAAGTAGAAATTAGTGATCAAGTAGTTGAAGTAAATTCACAAAAAGAAGCGAACTTACATTTGAATAATTGATCAAATAAATATACAAAATTATCGTTTGCAGATAAAGATCTAGTAACTGGAGAATTAACAGAAACAGGCTTTATAATTTATGGACATGTACGAGGAGAAACAACTGGTTTCTTACATATTGATGAAAATAGAGTGGTTCCGTTTAATGTCTTTGTTATTCCGTCAAGTTTAATCCCAGAAATATTTAGTATTTCAAATCAAAAAATAAACTTAGGGGAAACTAAAAAAATAACAGTAAGAACTAAAAATTTAGATCCTAAGTTATTAATTATTCAAAACGAAAAGCCATTAACAGTAAAAACAACTTTAAACAATGGAGAACTAACATTATTTGGATCAAGAGATGGAACTAGTGAAATTGTAATATTTGCTCATGATGTAGCGCCAGTTAAATTCACTGTAACTGTTTATAACCAAGATAAACCAGAGATTTCCAAACAATCCGATTATGTAGCAATAGTGGGTGGAGGTTTAACAAGAAGTTTGAATGTTTCAAATCATATATTAGGCACTGAATTAAAGATAAAAGCTTCTAACTCCTTAATAGATGTAAGAGTAGTTGCACAAATACATGAAAATGGAAACGGCTCTATTGGTATTGTTGCAAACGGGCAAGTTGGAAGAACTTTGGTTACCTTAACTTACAACAGAGCAGAGAATGTTACATTTTGGGTTACTGTTGTAGAAATACCAGAGATTTTGCCTATTGAAAATGTAGCTATTGCATTAGGTGAAGTAACTAGGCTTGAAGTGAATTTCACTACAGGCCCCTCTTTCCTAATTTTTAAAGTTGAACTCGAAGTTGAAGGAATTGTAGAAGTTGCCAAAATTTCTACAAGTTCAGCAAAGGGAAATTTTGAAATAACAGCACTTAAAGTTGGTGAAGTTAATGTTACTATTACAACAAGATACAATACCAAACCAAGAACGTTTAAAATAACAGTTATATAA
- a CDS encoding DNA-directed RNA polymerase subunit beta — protein MSYKIKNVNALVQRRDYTKVSGDLPLPNLIELQTDTFEWFLKEGISEVFGEVFPVVSADGDIVLTLTDWEFREPRMSVVKAKEESKIFDAPIYANLSLTVHQENVEIFKEEISGDMQTFLKGWLQEKIESTGVEIKNSQGQLYFFEYKSKSGDKDSIQIEIIEEKDDLYVANIDIYKTGEVFFGEFPLMTDRGTFVINGSEKVVVSQLVRSPGSYFKKEMNRKNGEMIYYADIIPSRGTWLEFELDAKKTLDNKVSNIFYVKIDKSRKTTATSLLTSFKMDKDLVLDLFDNDEIIEASYLQDTLSGDINIDFEQQVQEIYKKIRQGETATADGASKYLYGLLFDKRKYDLTKAGRFKLQQKLAVKNRLIGRVLAEDIVDVNGKVAFAKDTEITKDMFRDLEAVLDAGAMTQEISFNAAIDSGKEIQKVKVYKDNDLRDKVATLIGVTQKSNDEYINVPDILATISYAINLIDDIGEIDDIDHLGNRRVRTVGELLQNQFRIGMMRIEKNVKEKLATSNPFKMKPSSIINNKPLTAIIGEFFNLSQLSQFMDQTNPLSELTNKRRLTALGPGGLSRDRAALEVRDVHPSHYGRICPIETPEGPNIGLINNLSTYARINKFGFIETPYRKVEKGRVIKGEYEYLTADKEKDFIVAQANIQIAEDGTILDESVVARYRGDDMMASPIDVDFVDVSPKQIVSIATSCIPFLENDDANRALMGANMQRQAVPLINPESPIVGTGVEHESARDSGDAVVASADGIVRYVDSKLISVEGADGIKNYDLNDFNKSNNGTAITHLPIVKVGDKVKARDILADGPSMEKGELALGQNVVVAFTTWNGYNYEDAVIVSERIVIDDRFTSIHIDEYTIERRQTKQGPEEITREIPNISEASKKHLDEEGIVAIGTEVKVGDILVGKVTPKSQTQLSPEDKLLHAIFGEKSRNVKDNSLRVPNGGEGIIKSIKRFSRADGHDLPADILEIIKVYIVQKRKIQEGDKMAGRHGNKGVISKILPVEDMPHMEDGTPVDIMLNPQGVPSRMNIGQVLEIHLGMAAKKLGIKVNTPVFEGVKENDLVEIMEEAGMTNYGKVKLTDGRTGEAFDKPISVGVMYMLKLSHMVDDKLHTRNIGPYSLITQQPLGGKAQNGGQRFGEMEVWALEAYGAAYTLREILTIKSDDIKGRIKTYESIVRSKPIPKPGIPESFNVLTKEIMGLGFDMHMIDENGVKVQINAYEEEDIETEFDSSYVPANDDSFSADETIGFRDASEDDDVIADEDMEADDLFGFDADLED, from the coding sequence ATGAGTTACAAAATTAAAAACGTAAATGCGTTAGTGCAACGACGCGATTATACAAAGGTATCGGGAGATCTACCATTACCTAACTTAATCGAATTGCAAACAGATACATTTGAGTGATTTTTAAAAGAAGGTATTAGTGAAGTGTTTGGTGAGGTATTCCCAGTAGTTTCTGCTGATGGGGATATCGTTTTAACTTTAACTGACTGAGAATTTAGAGAACCTAGAATGTCAGTTGTTAAAGCTAAAGAGGAATCAAAAATATTTGATGCACCTATTTATGCTAACCTTTCTTTAACAGTTCACCAAGAAAATGTAGAAATCTTCAAAGAAGAAATTTCAGGAGATATGCAAACATTCCTAAAAGGATGATTGCAAGAAAAAATTGAATCAACTGGAGTTGAAATTAAAAATAGCCAAGGACAGCTATACTTTTTTGAATACAAATCTAAATCAGGAGATAAAGATTCTATTCAAATAGAAATTATCGAAGAAAAAGATGATCTATATGTGGCAAATATAGACATTTATAAAACTGGGGAAGTATTCTTTGGTGAGTTCCCATTAATGACAGATAGAGGAACATTTGTAATTAATGGTAGTGAAAAAGTTGTGGTTTCACAACTTGTAAGATCACCTGGAAGTTACTTTAAAAAAGAAATGAACCGTAAAAATGGGGAAATGATCTATTACGCAGACATTATTCCATCACGTGGTACATGATTAGAATTTGAACTTGATGCTAAAAAAACTTTAGACAACAAAGTTTCAAATATTTTCTATGTAAAAATAGATAAATCAAGAAAAACAACAGCTACAAGTTTATTAACATCATTTAAAATGGATAAAGATTTAGTTTTAGATCTATTTGATAATGATGAAATAATTGAGGCAAGCTACTTACAAGATACTTTAAGTGGAGATATTAACATTGATTTTGAACAACAAGTTCAAGAAATTTATAAAAAAATCCGTCAAGGAGAAACTGCTACAGCTGATGGAGCAAGTAAATACCTATATGGATTATTGTTTGACAAAAGAAAATACGATTTAACAAAAGCTGGAAGATTTAAATTACAACAAAAACTTGCAGTTAAAAACCGTTTAATTGGTAGAGTGTTAGCCGAAGACATCGTTGATGTTAATGGTAAAGTTGCATTTGCAAAAGACACAGAAATCACAAAAGACATGTTCAGAGATCTAGAAGCAGTTCTAGATGCTGGAGCTATGACTCAAGAAATCAGTTTTAACGCTGCTATTGATTCAGGTAAAGAAATTCAAAAAGTTAAAGTTTACAAAGACAACGACTTAAGAGATAAAGTTGCCACACTAATTGGAGTTACTCAAAAATCAAATGATGAGTACATAAACGTTCCAGATATTCTTGCAACAATTTCATACGCTATTAACCTGATCGATGATATCGGGGAAATCGATGATATTGACCACTTAGGGAACAGAAGAGTGCGTACAGTTGGTGAATTACTACAAAACCAATTCAGAATTGGTATGATGCGTATTGAAAAAAATGTTAAAGAAAAATTAGCAACTTCAAACCCATTCAAAATGAAACCATCAAGTATTATTAACAATAAACCATTAACTGCAATTATTGGTGAGTTCTTTAACTTATCTCAATTGTCACAATTTATGGACCAAACTAACCCATTGTCAGAGTTAACAAACAAACGTCGTTTAACAGCTCTTGGACCTGGAGGGTTAAGTAGAGATAGAGCAGCTCTTGAAGTTCGTGACGTTCACCCGTCTCACTACGGAAGAATTTGTCCTATTGAAACACCTGAGGGACCAAACATTGGGTTGATCAACAACTTATCTACATATGCAAGAATCAATAAATTTGGATTTATTGAAACTCCATATAGAAAAGTTGAAAAAGGAAGAGTTATTAAAGGTGAATACGAATACTTAACAGCTGATAAAGAAAAAGACTTTATTGTTGCTCAAGCAAATATTCAAATCGCAGAAGACGGAACAATTTTAGATGAAAGTGTTGTTGCTCGTTACAGAGGAGATGACATGATGGCAAGTCCAATTGATGTGGACTTTGTAGACGTTTCACCAAAACAAATTGTTTCTATTGCTACATCATGTATTCCATTCTTGGAAAACGATGATGCCAACCGTGCACTTATGGGTGCCAACATGCAACGTCAAGCTGTACCATTAATTAACCCAGAATCACCAATTGTTGGAACTGGTGTTGAACATGAATCTGCACGTGACTCAGGGGATGCTGTTGTAGCATCAGCTGATGGAATTGTAAGATATGTTGACTCAAAATTAATTTCTGTTGAAGGTGCTGATGGAATCAAAAACTATGATTTAAATGATTTCAACAAATCAAACAACGGAACTGCAATTACTCACTTACCAATCGTTAAAGTTGGAGATAAAGTTAAAGCAAGAGATATCTTAGCTGACGGACCTTCAATGGAAAAAGGAGAATTGGCTTTAGGACAAAACGTTGTTGTTGCCTTTACAACTTGAAATGGTTACAACTATGAGGATGCTGTTATTGTGTCTGAAAGAATTGTAATCGATGATAGATTTACATCAATTCACATAGATGAATATACTATTGAAAGAAGACAAACAAAACAAGGACCTGAAGAAATTACAAGAGAAATTCCAAACATTAGTGAAGCTAGCAAAAAACACCTTGATGAAGAAGGTATTGTTGCTATTGGAACTGAAGTTAAAGTTGGAGATATTTTGGTTGGTAAAGTTACACCAAAATCTCAAACTCAATTATCACCTGAAGATAAATTGCTACACGCAATCTTTGGTGAAAAATCAAGAAACGTTAAAGATAATTCATTAAGAGTACCAAATGGTGGAGAAGGAATTATTAAATCAATTAAACGTTTCAGTAGAGCTGACGGACACGATCTTCCAGCAGATATTTTAGAAATAATTAAAGTTTACATCGTTCAAAAACGTAAAATCCAAGAAGGAGATAAAATGGCTGGACGTCACGGTAACAAAGGGGTTATTTCAAAAATCTTACCTGTTGAAGATATGCCACATATGGAAGATGGAACTCCAGTTGACATTATGTTAAACCCACAAGGGGTTCCTTCACGTATGAACATTGGTCAAGTTTTAGAAATTCACTTAGGAATGGCTGCTAAAAAACTTGGAATTAAAGTTAATACTCCTGTTTTTGAAGGGGTAAAAGAAAATGATTTAGTTGAAATCATGGAAGAAGCTGGAATGACAAACTACGGTAAAGTTAAATTAACTGATGGTAGAACTGGAGAAGCATTTGATAAACCAATCTCTGTTGGAGTTATGTATATGCTAAAACTTTCTCACATGGTTGATGACAAACTTCACACAAGAAACATTGGACCATACTCACTTATTACTCAACAACCTCTTGGAGGAAAAGCTCAAAACGGGGGACAAAGATTTGGTGAGATGGAAGTTTGAGCTCTTGAAGCATATGGGGCAGCTTACACATTGAGAGAAATCTTGACTATTAAATCAGATGATATTAAAGGTCGTATTAAAACTTATGAATCAATCGTTAGGTCAAAACCAATTCCAAAACCTGGAATTCCAGAATCATTTAATGTTCTTACAAAAGAAATTATGGGATTAGGATTTGACATGCACATGATTGATGAAAACGGAGTTAAAGTACAAATCAACGCATACGAAGAAGAGGATATCGAAACAGAATTTGATTCTTCATATGTTCCTGCAAATGATGATTCATTTAGTGCTGATGAAACTATTGGTTTTAGAGACGCTAGTGAAGATGATGATGTAATTGCAGATGAAGACATGGAAGCTGATGATTTATTCGGCTTTGATGCAGACTTAGAAGATTAA